The following are encoded together in the Nocardioides sp. Arc9.136 genome:
- a CDS encoding thiolase family protein, giving the protein MDNEKVVVVDGARTPIGSFGGMFKDVPGFELGAVATREALRRAGVGAEDVDEVVMGCIGQVGADAYNARRVAITAGIPQSVPAYTVNRLCGSGLQAVWSAAMQMRWGGVDLAVAGGDESMTRMPFYDFGARSGYKLGDRQLVDGTVMMLTDPFGGMHMGVTAENVAARYGVSRAEQDEFAAESQRRAATVEAKAAFAEEIVPVEVGGRRPFTAEVDEHPKPATTVETLAGLRPAFAKDGTVTAGNSSGINDGAAALVLARESAAAERGLTPMVALEAVTTAAMEPGLMGYAPVLALQSLFDKTGTTPADIGIVELNEAFAAQAVACVRDAGLDPERVNPYGGAIALGHPVGATGANLTLRVAKDMVRRDLELGVVSMCIGGGQALAALFRRI; this is encoded by the coding sequence ATGGACAACGAGAAGGTCGTCGTCGTCGACGGCGCCCGCACGCCGATCGGCAGCTTCGGCGGGATGTTCAAGGACGTGCCGGGCTTCGAGCTCGGGGCGGTCGCGACGCGGGAGGCGCTGCGGCGTGCCGGTGTCGGCGCCGAGGACGTCGACGAGGTGGTGATGGGCTGCATCGGCCAGGTCGGCGCGGACGCCTACAACGCCCGTCGGGTCGCGATCACCGCCGGGATCCCGCAGTCAGTGCCGGCGTACACCGTCAACCGGCTGTGCGGCTCGGGCCTGCAGGCGGTGTGGTCGGCGGCGATGCAGATGCGCTGGGGCGGGGTCGATCTCGCGGTCGCCGGCGGTGACGAGTCGATGACCCGGATGCCGTTCTACGACTTCGGTGCGCGCAGCGGCTACAAGCTGGGCGACCGGCAGCTGGTCGACGGCACCGTGATGATGCTCACCGACCCGTTCGGCGGCATGCACATGGGCGTGACCGCCGAGAACGTCGCGGCCAGGTACGGGGTGTCCCGGGCCGAGCAGGACGAGTTCGCCGCGGAGTCCCAGCGGCGTGCCGCGACGGTGGAGGCGAAGGCGGCGTTCGCCGAGGAGATCGTGCCGGTCGAGGTCGGTGGACGGAGGCCGTTCACCGCCGAGGTCGACGAGCACCCCAAGCCCGCCACCACGGTCGAGACGCTGGCCGGGCTGCGGCCGGCGTTCGCGAAGGACGGGACGGTCACGGCCGGGAACTCCTCGGGCATCAACGACGGCGCCGCGGCGCTCGTCCTGGCGCGCGAGTCGGCGGCGGCCGAGCGCGGGCTCACCCCGATGGTCGCCCTCGAGGCGGTGACCACGGCGGCGATGGAGCCCGGGCTGATGGGCTACGCCCCTGTGCTGGCCCTGCAGTCCTTGTTCGATAAGACCGGCACCACGCCTGCCGACATCGGGATCGTGGAGCTCAACGAGGCGTTCGCGGCCCAGGCGGTCGCCTGTGTCCGCGACGCCGGGCTGGACCCGGAGCGGGTCAACCCCTACGGCGGCGCGATCGCGCTGGGCCACCCGGTCGGCGCCACCGGTGCGAATCTCACGCTGCGGGTCGCCAAGGACATGGTCCGCCGCGACCTCGAGCTCGGCGTGGTCTCGATGTGCATCGGCGGCGGCCAGGCCCTGGCCGCACTGTTCCGGAGGATCTGA
- a CDS encoding MerR family transcriptional regulator: protein MKSSERIQRWSVGDLASRFGLATHVLRHWEDVGLLSPARDASGRRRYGQDEVVRVAVIIRSKAAGMTLEQIAVMLDAEAADRHAVLQAHLDDLDRRMKEMERSREMTEHALRCGAHDIATCPRFKAAVTDLVEGKIDAFPTGQQIHASLG from the coding sequence ATGAAGTCAAGCGAGCGCATCCAGCGGTGGTCGGTGGGCGACCTGGCGAGCCGGTTCGGGCTGGCGACGCACGTGCTGCGGCACTGGGAGGACGTCGGGCTGCTGTCGCCGGCCCGGGACGCCTCCGGGCGGCGCCGCTACGGCCAGGACGAGGTGGTGCGGGTGGCGGTGATCATCCGCAGCAAGGCAGCGGGGATGACCCTCGAGCAGATCGCGGTGATGCTCGACGCGGAGGCCGCGGACCGGCACGCGGTGCTCCAGGCGCACCTCGACGACCTCGACCGGCGGATGAAGGAGATGGAGCGGTCCCGGGAGATGACCGAGCACGCGCTGCGCTGCGGGGCGCACGACATCGCCACGTGCCCCCGCTTCAAGGCCGCCGTCACCGACCTGGTGGAGGGCAAGATCGACGCCTTCCCCACCGGTCAGCAGATCCACGCCTCGCTGGGCTGA
- a CDS encoding NAD(P)/FAD-dependent oxidoreductase, which translates to MDNSAATSAATSRADSPAGSTGARYDAVVVGGGPAGLQAALTLGRVHRSVLLLDSGRYRNETADAMHNFLTHDGTPPAELRAAARAELAAYDTVDVRAVGAERVAPDEGGYAVDLADGSTVRARGLVLATGLRDTLPDKPGLAGLWGREAAHCPFCHGHEYAGRSVAVLGAGPAAGHLTRIMAPVASRLTVLADGAPLEADLPDGVEVRSEPVVGFCRSAGGATVTFADGSTEEHAGVFVVPVSTQAAPFAEQLGLATLPSGGVEVDVMGRTSLPRVHAAGDMAHVAALPMPMASVLVAAASGMVAGAAMVAALL; encoded by the coding sequence ATGGACAACTCAGCAGCCACCTCAGCAGCCACCTCTCGAGCCGACTCGCCCGCCGGCAGCACCGGAGCGCGGTACGACGCGGTCGTCGTCGGCGGCGGCCCCGCCGGCCTCCAGGCGGCGCTCACCCTCGGCCGCGTGCACCGCTCGGTGCTGCTGCTCGACAGCGGCCGCTACCGCAACGAGACGGCCGACGCGATGCACAACTTCCTCACCCACGACGGCACCCCGCCGGCGGAGCTGCGCGCGGCGGCCCGCGCCGAGCTCGCGGCGTACGACACCGTGGACGTGCGCGCCGTCGGCGCCGAGCGCGTCGCGCCGGACGAGGGCGGGTACGCCGTCGACCTCGCCGACGGCAGCACCGTGCGCGCCCGGGGCCTGGTCCTGGCGACCGGGCTGCGCGACACCCTCCCCGACAAGCCGGGCCTCGCGGGCCTCTGGGGCCGGGAGGCGGCGCACTGCCCGTTCTGCCACGGCCACGAGTACGCCGGCCGGTCGGTCGCCGTCCTCGGCGCCGGGCCGGCCGCCGGTCACCTGACCCGGATCATGGCGCCGGTGGCGTCCCGCCTGACCGTGCTCGCCGACGGTGCGCCCCTCGAGGCCGACCTGCCCGACGGCGTCGAGGTGCGGAGCGAGCCGGTCGTCGGCTTCTGCCGCAGCGCCGGCGGTGCGACCGTCACGTTCGCCGACGGCTCCACCGAGGAGCACGCCGGCGTCTTCGTGGTGCCGGTGAGCACCCAGGCCGCGCCGTTCGCCGAGCAGCTCGGGCTGGCCACGCTGCCGTCGGGCGGCGTGGAGGTCGACGTCATGGGCCGCACCAGCCTGCCGCGCGTGCACGCCGCCGGCGACATGGCGCACGTCGCCGCACTGCCGATGCCGATGGCCTCCGTGCTCGTCGCCGCGGCGTCCGGCATGGTCGCCGGGGCCGCGATGGTGGCGGCGCTCCTCTAG
- a CDS encoding MaoC family dehydratase: MRTFSSFEEVAAAAGTDIGSTDWVEIDQQRVDLFAEATGDHQWIHVDVERAKDGPFGGTIAHGYLTLSLVPWLGSQVFTLDTPGAKLNYGVNKVRFPHPLLVGKRVRGHVAFGEVTDIPAGKQAVIAYTVEIEGEAKPACVAETVVLLLVG; this comes from the coding sequence ATGCGTACGTTCTCCAGCTTCGAGGAGGTCGCCGCGGCGGCCGGCACCGACATCGGCTCGACCGACTGGGTCGAGATCGACCAGCAGCGGGTGGACCTCTTCGCCGAGGCCACGGGCGACCACCAGTGGATCCACGTCGACGTCGAGCGCGCGAAGGACGGCCCGTTCGGCGGGACCATCGCCCACGGCTACCTCACCCTGTCGCTGGTCCCGTGGCTGGGCAGCCAGGTCTTCACCCTCGACACCCCGGGCGCGAAGCTGAACTACGGCGTCAACAAGGTCCGCTTCCCCCACCCGCTCCTGGTGGGCAAGCGCGTCCGCGGCCACGTCGCCTTCGGCGAGGTCACCGACATCCCGGCCGGCAAGCAGGCCGTCATCGCCTACACCGTCGAGATCGAGGGCGAGGCCAAGCCCGCCTGCGTCGCCGAGACCGTCGTCCTGCTCCTCGTCGGCTGA
- a CDS encoding NADP-dependent oxidoreductase, with product MRCTEVRMSSYPDGDVGPAHFGLADVELPAPRPGEVLVRNTWTSVDPGLRLRMRRHAPAGYFAAFPLDAPLDGVLTVGEVLESRADGFAAGDTVWHPFGWRTHAVVDASATYMNGAGSLRVLDTASTPASWYLGPLGAIGLTAWAGLHVVGALGGGERVWVSAAGGAVGSLVAQVAVLLGHRVVASAGSAEKVAWLRDEVGVEAAFDYREEPPAQALARLAPEGLDVYFDNVGGDHLEAALDAMRPHGRIALCGSVSDYESEPRGPRNLFLATAKHLTLAGFRGSLHLDLLDDMQRRLGGWLRDGVVAHRQSVYEGLSQAPVALQDMLAGRTTGKTLVRL from the coding sequence ATGAGGTGCACCGAGGTGCGGATGAGCTCCTACCCCGACGGTGACGTGGGCCCGGCGCACTTCGGGCTCGCCGACGTGGAGCTGCCTGCGCCCCGTCCCGGCGAGGTCCTGGTCCGCAACACGTGGACCTCGGTCGATCCCGGGCTGCGCCTGCGGATGCGCCGGCACGCCCCGGCGGGGTACTTCGCGGCGTTCCCGCTGGACGCGCCGCTCGACGGCGTCCTGACGGTCGGGGAGGTGCTCGAGTCGCGCGCCGACGGGTTCGCGGCCGGCGACACCGTCTGGCACCCGTTCGGCTGGCGCACCCACGCGGTGGTCGACGCCTCGGCGACGTACATGAACGGAGCCGGCAGCCTGCGGGTGCTGGACACGGCCTCGACGCCGGCGTCGTGGTACCTCGGACCGCTGGGAGCGATCGGGCTGACCGCCTGGGCCGGCCTGCACGTGGTCGGGGCCCTGGGCGGCGGCGAGCGGGTCTGGGTCTCCGCCGCGGGCGGGGCCGTCGGCTCGCTGGTGGCCCAGGTGGCCGTCCTGCTCGGCCACCGGGTGGTCGCGAGCGCGGGGTCGGCGGAGAAGGTGGCCTGGCTGCGTGACGAGGTCGGCGTCGAGGCGGCCTTCGACTACCGCGAGGAGCCGCCGGCGCAGGCGCTCGCGCGGCTCGCGCCCGAGGGCCTCGACGTCTACTTCGACAACGTCGGCGGCGACCACCTCGAGGCCGCCCTCGACGCGATGCGCCCGCACGGGCGCATCGCCCTGTGCGGGTCCGTCTCCGACTACGAGTCCGAGCCGCGCGGACCGCGCAACCTGTTCCTGGCGACGGCCAAGCACCTGACGCTGGCGGGCTTCCGCGGCAGCCTCCACCTCGACCTGCTCGACGACATGCAGCGGCGGCTCGGCGGCTGGCTGCGCGACGGGGTCGTCGCCCACCGCCAGAGCGTCTACGAGGGCCTCTCCCAGGCCCCGGTCGCGCTCCAGGACATGTTGGCGGGCCGGACCACCGGCAAGACGCTGGTCCGGCTCTAG
- a CDS encoding LLM class flavin-dependent oxidoreductase — MVSFVTRYDFRVPGGDAATRQEVYARSLQQAAYVDAHGQDAIMLSEHHASDDGYLPSPLLVASAMAAVTSRVPITVAALLANLHDPLRLAEDIAVLDHLAAGRVSLTFGLGYREVEYDLFDRSWRTRGRDVEERITAVLDAWATGRVTPRPFSDPHPFLLYGGGTPAAARRAARLGLSFQPQHSDPALREEYVAACRELGREPGVVLTAPPGPANVFCAERPEEFWERWGHHLLADAAAYQSWHGDAASHVLDPSRSVEEMQEAGVYLVVTPEDLVERVRSREVRLVTCHPACGGLPAEPSWASLRLVCETVMPAVRA; from the coding sequence ATGGTCTCGTTCGTCACCCGCTACGACTTCCGCGTCCCCGGCGGCGACGCCGCCACCCGGCAGGAGGTCTACGCCCGGTCGCTGCAGCAGGCGGCGTACGTCGACGCCCACGGGCAGGACGCGATCATGCTCTCCGAGCACCACGCGTCCGACGACGGCTACCTGCCCTCCCCGCTGCTGGTCGCCTCGGCGATGGCGGCGGTGACCTCGCGGGTGCCGATCACCGTGGCGGCGCTGCTGGCCAACCTGCACGACCCGCTGCGGCTGGCCGAGGACATCGCGGTCCTGGACCACCTGGCCGCGGGACGGGTCAGCCTCACCTTCGGGCTGGGCTACCGCGAGGTCGAGTACGACCTGTTCGACCGCTCCTGGCGCACCCGCGGGCGCGACGTCGAGGAGCGGATCACCGCGGTGCTCGACGCGTGGGCCACCGGACGGGTCACGCCGCGGCCCTTCAGCGACCCCCACCCCTTCCTCCTGTACGGCGGCGGCACCCCGGCCGCCGCCCGCCGTGCGGCCCGGCTCGGGCTCTCCTTCCAGCCCCAGCACTCCGACCCCGCCCTCCGGGAGGAGTACGTCGCGGCGTGCCGCGAGCTGGGCCGCGAGCCGGGCGTCGTGCTGACCGCGCCACCCGGACCGGCGAACGTGTTCTGCGCCGAGCGGCCCGAGGAGTTCTGGGAGCGCTGGGGCCACCACCTGCTGGCCGACGCCGCGGCGTACCAGTCCTGGCACGGCGACGCCGCCTCCCACGTGCTCGACCCTTCGCGCTCCGTCGAGGAGATGCAGGAGGCCGGGGTGTACCTCGTGGTCACGCCCGAGGACCTGGTCGAGCGGGTCCGCTCCCGCGAGGTCCGGCTGGTCACCTGCCACCCCGCCTGCGGCGGTCTCCCGGCGGAGCCGTCCTGGGCGTCGCTGCGGCTGGTCTGCGAGACGGTCATGCCGGCGGTGCGGGCCTGA
- a CDS encoding DEAD/DEAH box helicase, translated as MSTTEDAPAPTTTFADLGLDDSVLRALKDVGYETPSPIQAATIPPLLEGRDVVGLAQTGTGKTAAFALPILSKLDLKQKTPQALVLAPTRELALQVCEAFERYAAHRKGVHVLPVYGGQAYGVQLSALRRGVHVVVGTPGRIMDHLDKGTLDLSELRFLVLDEADEMLNMGFAEDVETILASTPEDKNVALFSATMPAQIRRLSKSYLRDPQEITVKASSTTAANITQRYLLVSYPQKVDALTRILEVENFEGMIVFVRTKHETETLAEKLRARGFSAAAINGDVAQAVRERTVNQLKSGKLDILVATDVAARGLDVERISHVVNYDIPTDTESYVHRIGRTGRAGRTGDAISFVTPRERYLLKHIEKATRQPLTQMPLPNVDDVNATRLSRFDDAITEALGQTDRIEKFRDIIGHYVKEYDVPEVDVAAALAVVAQGDTPLLLDPKAEVRPPRVDDRPERKDRGDRPDRGERKPRGRTDVPMATYRINVGKRHKVEPRQIVGAIANEGGLQRGDFGHIQIRPDFSLVELPADLSPTVFQKLEETRISGKLIELQPDNGPARPARKPRHKG; from the coding sequence GTGAGCACCACCGAAGACGCCCCTGCCCCCACGACCACCTTCGCGGACCTGGGCCTCGACGACTCCGTGCTGCGCGCCCTCAAGGACGTCGGCTACGAGACGCCGTCGCCCATCCAGGCCGCCACCATCCCCCCGCTGCTCGAGGGTCGCGACGTCGTCGGCCTGGCGCAGACCGGCACCGGCAAGACCGCCGCCTTCGCGCTGCCGATCCTCAGCAAGCTGGACCTGAAGCAGAAGACGCCGCAGGCGCTGGTGCTCGCCCCCACGCGTGAGCTCGCGCTCCAGGTGTGCGAGGCCTTCGAGCGGTACGCCGCGCACCGCAAGGGCGTGCACGTGCTCCCCGTCTACGGCGGCCAGGCGTACGGCGTCCAGCTCTCCGCGCTCCGCCGCGGCGTCCACGTGGTCGTGGGCACCCCCGGCCGGATCATGGACCACCTCGACAAGGGCACCCTCGACCTGTCCGAGCTGCGCTTCCTGGTGCTCGACGAGGCCGACGAGATGCTCAACATGGGCTTCGCCGAGGACGTCGAGACGATCCTCGCGAGCACGCCCGAGGACAAGAACGTCGCGCTGTTCTCCGCGACGATGCCCGCGCAGATCCGCCGGCTCTCCAAGAGCTACCTGCGCGACCCGCAGGAGATCACCGTCAAGGCGAGCTCCACGACCGCCGCGAACATCACCCAGCGCTACCTGCTGGTCAGCTACCCGCAGAAGGTCGACGCCCTCACGCGCATCCTAGAGGTCGAGAACTTCGAGGGGATGATCGTCTTCGTCCGCACCAAGCACGAGACCGAGACGCTCGCCGAGAAGCTGCGCGCCCGGGGCTTCTCCGCCGCTGCGATCAACGGCGACGTCGCGCAGGCGGTCCGCGAGCGGACCGTCAACCAGCTGAAGTCGGGCAAGCTCGACATCCTCGTCGCCACCGACGTCGCGGCCCGCGGCCTCGACGTCGAGCGGATCAGCCACGTCGTCAACTACGACATCCCCACCGACACCGAGTCCTACGTCCACCGCATCGGCCGCACCGGCCGCGCGGGCCGGACCGGCGACGCGATCTCGTTCGTGACCCCGCGCGAGCGCTACCTGCTCAAGCACATCGAGAAGGCGACCCGGCAGCCGCTGACCCAGATGCCGCTGCCGAACGTCGACGACGTCAACGCCACCCGGCTCTCCCGCTTCGACGACGCGATCACCGAGGCGCTGGGCCAGACCGACCGGATCGAGAAGTTCCGCGACATCATCGGGCACTACGTCAAGGAGTACGACGTGCCTGAGGTCGACGTGGCCGCCGCGCTCGCCGTCGTGGCGCAGGGCGACACCCCGCTGCTGCTCGACCCCAAGGCCGAGGTGCGCCCGCCGCGCGTCGACGACCGTCCCGAGCGCAAGGACCGGGGCGACCGTCCCGACCGCGGCGAGCGCAAGCCGCGCGGGCGCACCGACGTCCCGATGGCGACGTACCGGATCAACGTCGGCAAGCGGCACAAGGTCGAGCCGCGCCAGATCGTCGGCGCGATCGCCAACGAGGGCGGCCTCCAGCGCGGGGACTTCGGGCACATCCAGATCCGCCCGGACTTCTCCCTCGTCGAGCTGCCGGCGGACCTGTCGCCGACCGTCTTCCAGAAGCTCGAGGAGACCCGGATCTCCGGCAAGCTCATCGAGCTCCAGCCCGACAACGGCCCGGCCCGCCCGGCCCGCAAGCCGCGCCACAAGGGCTGA
- a CDS encoding penicillin-binding transpeptidase domain-containing protein, which yields MLAQVGPASALVAVRPSDGAVLAAANGPGNAGLNIATYGQLAPGSTFKTVSSLALLRAGLRPGTSVPCTATLTVDGRRFTNYSDYPASGLGDVPLRTAVANSCNTAFISQRDELERGSGTDALAEAAGSLGLGVDHDLGFPAFFGSLEPPASETAAAADLIGQGKVLASPMVMATVMASVQEGTTVVPRLLEQVEVSVPEGVEPLQPAEARALRSLLRSVVTDGSGAQLADVPGPPVLAKTGTAEFEDGGRIDTHAWMVAAQGDLAVAVFVERGESGSSTAGPLLESFLRAARRAGG from the coding sequence GTGCTGGCGCAGGTCGGCCCGGCGAGCGCGCTGGTGGCGGTGCGTCCGAGCGACGGCGCGGTGCTGGCAGCCGCGAACGGGCCGGGCAACGCGGGTCTCAACATCGCGACGTACGGCCAGCTGGCCCCGGGGTCGACGTTCAAGACGGTCTCCAGCCTGGCCCTGCTGCGCGCCGGGCTGCGTCCGGGGACGAGCGTGCCCTGCACGGCGACGCTCACCGTCGACGGGCGGCGGTTCACGAACTACTCCGACTACCCCGCCTCGGGGCTCGGCGACGTGCCGCTGCGCACCGCGGTGGCCAACAGCTGCAACACCGCCTTCATCTCCCAGCGCGACGAGCTCGAGCGGGGGTCCGGCACCGACGCGCTCGCCGAGGCGGCCGGCTCCCTCGGCCTCGGCGTCGACCACGACCTGGGGTTCCCGGCGTTCTTCGGCAGCCTCGAGCCCCCCGCCTCGGAGACCGCGGCCGCCGCCGACCTCATCGGCCAGGGCAAGGTGCTGGCCTCACCGATGGTCATGGCGACGGTGATGGCGAGCGTGCAGGAGGGCACGACCGTGGTGCCGCGGCTGCTCGAGCAGGTCGAGGTCTCGGTCCCCGAGGGCGTCGAGCCGCTGCAGCCGGCGGAGGCGCGGGCCCTGCGCTCGCTGCTCCGCTCGGTGGTCACCGACGGGAGCGGTGCCCAGCTCGCCGACGTCCCGGGGCCGCCGGTGCTGGCCAAGACCGGCACCGCGGAGTTCGAGGACGGCGGGCGGATCGACACCCACGCGTGGATGGTCGCGGCCCAGGGCGACCTGGCGGTCGCGGTCTTCGTGGAGCGCGGCGAGTCCGGCTCGAGCACGGCCGGCCCGCTGCTCGAGTCGTTCCTCAGGGCGGCCCGCCGGGCCGGGGGTTGA
- a CDS encoding SDR family NAD(P)-dependent oxidoreductase, translating into MGRFDGRVAVVTGAARGIGFGTATRFAEEGASVAVIDLDESAAAEAAGRLPVTGGAKAVGIGADVADAASVDAAVERVVAELGGIHVLVNNAGITRDNLLFKMTETDWDLVLGVHLKGAFLMTKAAQKHFVEQKYGKIVNLSSVSALGNRGQANYSAAKMGVQGFTRTLGIELGPFGINANAVAPGFIATEMTDATAARLGMDVEEFRKLNAEANPVRRVGYPEDIAAAVAFLASDEASYITGQTLYVDGGGKLG; encoded by the coding sequence ATGGGTCGATTCGACGGGCGGGTTGCCGTCGTCACCGGAGCGGCGCGCGGGATCGGGTTCGGCACCGCCACGCGGTTCGCCGAGGAGGGCGCGTCGGTCGCGGTCATCGACCTCGACGAGTCCGCTGCCGCGGAGGCGGCCGGGCGGCTGCCGGTCACCGGTGGCGCGAAGGCGGTCGGGATCGGCGCGGACGTGGCCGACGCGGCCTCGGTCGACGCCGCGGTCGAGCGGGTCGTGGCCGAGCTCGGCGGGATCCACGTGCTGGTCAACAACGCCGGGATCACGCGCGACAACCTGCTGTTCAAGATGACCGAGACCGACTGGGACCTGGTCCTGGGGGTGCACCTGAAGGGTGCGTTCCTGATGACCAAGGCCGCCCAGAAGCACTTCGTGGAGCAGAAGTACGGGAAGATCGTGAACCTCTCCAGCGTCTCGGCGCTGGGCAACCGGGGGCAGGCGAACTACTCGGCGGCGAAGATGGGCGTGCAGGGCTTCACCCGCACGCTGGGCATCGAGCTGGGCCCGTTCGGGATCAACGCCAACGCGGTCGCGCCGGGCTTCATCGCCACCGAGATGACCGACGCCACCGCTGCGCGGTTGGGGATGGACGTGGAGGAGTTCCGCAAGCTCAACGCGGAGGCCAACCCGGTGCGCCGGGTGGGCTACCCCGAGGACATCGCGGCCGCGGTCGCGTTCTTGGCCAGCGACGAGGCGTCCTACATCACCGGCCAGACGCTGTACGTCGACGGCGGCGGCAAGCTCGGATGA
- a CDS encoding enoyl-CoA hydratase/isomerase family protein, which translates to MVVPAGGAQAPVRLEVRDGIGHVVLARPAASNAVDLRTAHALRDAVAAAAADDAVGAVLVTGEGKRFCAGGDVASMLAVEDRAAHLEELAGAVDEALVALHRMEKPVVAAVQGAVAGAGLAVMLSCDLVVAETSTRFVSAYAGVGLTPDCGLSWLLPRAVGQQRALELLLTPRVLTADEAHAWGLVTEVAADGTAGGRAAEIAGRLAAGPAYALGQARRLVRTGGDTDRAAVGRDEARTIARAVATPAATALLDRFGRR; encoded by the coding sequence ATGGTCGTCCCGGCGGGCGGCGCCCAAGCGCCGGTGCGCCTCGAGGTCCGCGACGGCATCGGCCACGTCGTGCTCGCGCGGCCGGCCGCGTCCAACGCCGTCGACCTCCGCACCGCGCACGCACTCCGCGACGCAGTGGCGGCGGCTGCAGCGGACGACGCCGTGGGCGCCGTCCTGGTCACGGGTGAGGGGAAGCGCTTCTGCGCGGGCGGCGACGTCGCCTCCATGCTCGCGGTCGAGGACCGTGCGGCCCACCTCGAGGAGCTGGCGGGCGCGGTCGACGAGGCGCTGGTCGCGCTGCACCGGATGGAGAAGCCGGTCGTCGCCGCCGTGCAGGGTGCGGTCGCCGGCGCGGGCCTGGCGGTCATGCTCTCCTGCGACCTCGTGGTTGCCGAGACGTCGACCCGCTTCGTCAGCGCGTACGCCGGGGTGGGGCTCACCCCCGACTGCGGCCTGTCCTGGCTGCTGCCGCGGGCGGTCGGTCAGCAGCGCGCCCTCGAGCTCCTGCTGACCCCCCGGGTGCTGACCGCCGACGAGGCCCACGCCTGGGGCCTGGTCACCGAGGTGGCTGCCGACGGCACCGCGGGAGGCCGGGCCGCCGAGATCGCGGGCCGCCTCGCCGCCGGTCCGGCGTACGCACTCGGCCAGGCCCGTCGCCTCGTGCGCACCGGTGGGGACACCGATCGTGCTGCCGTGGGCCGCGACGAGGCCCGCACCATCGCCCGTGCGGTCGCCACCCCGGCGGCGACCGCCCTGCTCGACCGCTTCGGCAGACGCTGA
- a CDS encoding YceI family protein, with protein MSIFSRKSETPAAAEPVFDAATTAVADITGDYTIDASHSRIGFSARHAMVTTVRGAFKEFEGTAHIDAANPSASHVSLTIKTASIDTGSADRDGHLTSADFFDAGTNPEITFRSTKVEKVDDDTWAITGDLTIAGTTKPVTIAFDETGSAQDPFGNLRVGFEGGTAINRKDWGLTWNAALETGGVLVSEKIKLEFDVSAIKNA; from the coding sequence ATGAGCATCTTCAGCCGCAAGTCCGAGACCCCCGCCGCCGCCGAGCCCGTCTTCGACGCCGCCACCACGGCCGTCGCCGACATCACCGGCGACTACACCATCGACGCCTCGCACAGCCGGATCGGCTTCAGCGCCCGCCACGCGATGGTCACCACCGTCCGCGGCGCGTTCAAGGAGTTCGAGGGCACCGCGCACATCGACGCCGCGAACCCGTCGGCCTCCCACGTCTCGCTGACCATCAAGACCGCCAGCATCGACACCGGCTCCGCCGACCGCGACGGCCACCTCACCTCCGCCGACTTCTTCGACGCCGGCACCAACCCGGAGATCACCTTCCGCTCGACCAAGGTCGAGAAGGTCGACGACGACACCTGGGCCATCACCGGCGACCTGACGATCGCGGGCACCACCAAGCCCGTCACCATCGCCTTCGACGAGACCGGCTCCGCGCAGGACCCGTTCGGCAACCTCCGCGTGGGCTTCGAGGGCGGCACCGCCATCAACCGCAAGGACTGGGGCCTGACCTGGAACGCCGCGCTCGAGACCGGCGGCGTCCTCGTCTCCGAGAAGATCAAGCTCGAGTTCGACGTCTCGGCGATCAAGAACGCCTGA